ATCCCATTTGTACGTGTATCTGAAGAAGACACACTATTATGATTATGTTCACAAGCCCCGATATGAAcgtataaaagtaatatacgTTACAAGATTTCTTAAGATATAGaaaaaccctacgaagacattGGTACGTAGATCTCATTTACgtacattttaattgttatctattttttaatgttagttGTTTGTGTTTTTTCCTTGGATAGCTTACCTTTCTGTGTGAGCTAATCTCTCTCGTGACATCCACTCGATGATACAATGCCGTTGAATTGGGTACTTTTGACATAGCTTTGGATCCActgatataaaactatatttttatgtaataatgcttaataacttaataagaAATGAAGAGTAGGAAagtatttctaatattaataatgcagctgttaaataaaatcacttaCATTGAAACGACAAGTTTGTAcacatcaataaaattaagataagtATTATCATTGTCATGAGAGGTTATCAATTAATTCGTATCCATTAGTCTcgatatataaaagtatgttATACGTAGATAAATTcttacattgttttaaatatggcggaaacatataaacacgttaattatattatatagagtttttaacaactgtattaaatatttatttatttatttagtattaataattgtcAAATAAGGAAAACGGGTGGAAGGGAGAGTATGTAATTGGAAGGAATGGAGTAaacactataaatatataatttattctttgcattttttttgaaCAACAAAACTAGGTGACACACAAACACATGTCAACATTAACTTACATACCAAAATGTAAAAGCGGTGTCGTCCCTAAGACATGTGGACACGACCAGCGAAATCaggtaaatacaataaacagtgttaatacaaaaacaaccataaatttaaaaatagaagctATCAAGAATTAAACCACTAGATATTAACCACCACCATATTAACCATTAGATTTGCATTAGATAGTCTGCATCGATAAGGAATTAAACCATCTCCCTATCCAGTTCTATTTGTTTCTCTTCTACAAATTAGCTAATAGAAATTATTCGATATTATGAACTACCTTAATTGGCATCCACACCTTCAAATAAGGGAAAAATTCCTATCAATATCAACATCGTTACAGGCAATGGACACCGGAGTTATGTATCTACGAGTTAAAAATAACCAGAAGACTATACAAATACTTTCTTTAGGCTTTGTTTCACAACTATTCAAATACACATAGTAGGTTAAAgttttacaacaaaatatttttcatatgataattatattaaaaactatctctattatttataaaagatcttaaattaacaaaacgcAATATTGGGGATACTTTaccatattgtatttaatatttggaatatgaaatacaatatatataaagtatacaaTATTGCGTAAGCTTGCTTTCTTCAAAAACGAATCATATTAAATCATTGAATTCTATAATGGCGGACTTCTTGACTAAATAATTTGCCTCCTGTATTTTACTGTAAGACCACACAACTATtccaaaacaataaaataattattttaactctaCCGTAACAGCTATTCGCTGCCGTGACCAGGATTCGAACCTGGGTTACTACGGCCACAACGTAGGGTCCTAACCACTAGACGATCACGGCTATCGGAGCAGATACCTTTCACCACTTATCACTCAAAAGGTATCGTGAATTGTATTACTACGCTAAATTAAATGACCAACTACCCgttctttatataaatgaaagtgTAACTTCTTAAATTTTTCGTATAACGCAACGTACAGAAACGGGATGTAACGAATCTATAGCTGACGCTGAGTTAGTCCCTCCTGTATATCTAGGAGGGTATTACGATGTGATCGCGCGGACGGGCGCAAGCATGGTGGGGGATGTCTTGTGGCTTCCCCGCGCCTGGAACTGCGCCGCATAATTTTACCCTCTGATTTGCACATTGAATCTCGCCCATTTGAAATAGTTTGTGCAACTGTCTATTTGAAagatagatttttgttttgtattgtttatacTCCTCCAAATACGAATGATGAAGAATACCTTTTATTACTCAAAACAATTGAAGAATTTTGTTGCAAGTATGATGTTGTGCTAGTAATCGgtgactttaatttatattcttactcaaataatgtaaatacttatttttggaattattttagtaactaTTGTGAATTCAGTCagtgtaataatatatgaaatgttcATGGTCCTTTATTAGACTTGGTATTAAGTAAAGGTATGGGAATGCAAAGGGTTGGGGTGTGTGAGACGGATGAACCTTTGGTATCTGTACACGTCCAGCATCCACCGCTTCTTGTGTGTGTGCGCCCACGCGTTGCGGTGGTTCCTTCAAAGAATGACCCGGCAAACGCTTGTTTCAATGGAATTTTAAGAAAGCCGATTTTAGTTCATTGTATTCCAAGGTTAGAGAAGTGGATTGGTCTGATGTATACTCGTCAGATTTAAATCAGAGTCTCAATTGCTTCTATTATAAGTTAAAGTCTGTACTTGAGGAATATGTGCCAAAAAAATCTAGGAACCTAGGATACTCAAGGTATTTATATCCTAAATGGTATTCAAGGTaagtctttaaaataattaaacaaaaagccACGCTGCATAAGAGATACAAGGTCACTAAATCTCCAGGAGATGACGAAAAGTTTAGTCGGTGAGACTCCAGGAGTTTAGAGCTGaagttaagaaattaattgcCTTGGCTCTTGAAAATTATACTAAGTCTGTTGAATCAAATGTCATTGAAGATCCCATGTCATGCTGGAAGTTTATTAATGGTAACAGAGTCAACAGAGAATCATCAGGTATTATTGAGAACGGAGAGGTGTTACCCCCTGATGGGAATGCTAGAGCATTTGCCAAGTATTTTAGCTCTGTTTATGTTACACAAAAGCCAGAGCTTGACGGCAGCGCAGCTGTTGCCGCAGCGGGTTGTTCAAACGGGGCTGCACGAGTTCATGTTGGGAGCTTACAGTTGGGCGATATACAGGAGGCACTTAaactacttaaacaaaaaaaaaagcagCTGGCCCGTATGGTATACCGCCTTACATCTTACGAGATAGTGGCGTTGTACTTGCTGAACCACTGCTCCACAGTTATAACCTGTGTCTCAAAGCAGAAACATTTCCCACATGTTGGAAAAGCAGTCCCCAACTATCAGAAGCGCAACACGGGTTTCGGCCTATGAGGAGTACCACTAGCaaccttttaaattatatagctAATATTAGCCCAGTAGTGGGCAGTGGAAAACAGGTAGACGCTGCCTATTTCGATATTAAAAAAGCGTTTGATCGGGTcgataattaatgataaattaaacGATAAGCGACGAGCTTTTGCAAAATTTGCACGTATAGGATTCACTCCACACTTATTGAACTTCATGGCCAGCTTTATGGAAGATCGAACGTGGGTAAGCTGGGTGTAGGTCAGAGGCTTACTTTAAGAGATCAGGCGTGACACAAGGCAGTAATTTGGGACCGTTGGAATTTCTGATAATGCTGATAATGACCTACCGAAAGTTGTCAAGAATGCAAAGTGCTTGCTCTTCGCTGATGATCTCAAACTGTACATGCCTATAGAAAGTATAGATGACTGCATTCGAATGCAGGAAGACATTCATTGAGTGGTTGATTGGAGCAGGAAAAATAGATTACAGTTTAATTAGGCGAATTTCAAAGTCATATGATCAGGGCTCTTTCTCAAGGGCACGGTTGATCACTCAGTACAATTATaccattaatttttatctaacgTTGGCTAAAGTCTCAGAGGTCAATGATCTGGGAGTTTATTTTGATACGTCATGTTAGAGCGAGTACAAATAAATTCACTCGCTACCTCCACAAGTACTGGTATGGAGTGTATCCCTTGTATCCGCTTATGTACCCGACCCTGTTTGTTCTGCGAATAGTGGGTTACGACCAGCTACGCCTCAGAAGAGAGCTAGCTGTgttagtgtatttatttaagatacttACGGGTCGGGTGCATCTTCcggatataatggagagactGGGTCTACGCATACCAAGCCAAGCGCTGGCTGACTTCACAAGAggtgcttgctatattgttagttataagatttaggtataatataagtttaattttttaatgttttcatataGGATaattctatcgaattagtagtaactgttaggATAGAATAATgtattggaataaataaataaatgtataatttaacttttgagAGCGCTTGCGGCGACCGAAACCAATCAAATACTAGTAATGTCTCTGACTTCAATTTAGCTCGCCTGCGATGGCTGCGCATTTCATGTCCAAATAAAGTTAATCTCTTGTAATTTCATTTCTGATCCAATCTAAAAATGGGCTGACGGGTACACTTATGCCCGCATAGTTCCATCTTCCAAAAATCGTGctattcttttgtttcaaaCACCTTATACCGGCAGAATGTACACCAATAACTCCCGAACTATGTAAAACTATGCCTCCTGAATCTCCTGGACACAGAAACTCTGTTACTCCGCACTTAGGTACTGTGcacatactaatatatatctttaaaaacgGAATACGTTCACATTTCATCAACATAACATCCATCATTTTTAAAGTACGGTTTGTTCCTGGATCTTTTTCATATGAAGTATGCGTATTTCCATAACCTAATTGTATCGCTTCTTGTCCAACGAGAGACGTATAATCGACTGAGCTGAGTTTTGCATAAGATGGAAGTTCGATGCTATCAGTTTTCACTAAACCAATGTCATTTGCCATGACATCATTTATCAAATTCAGGTTTGGACTCGAGATCAttttgagaattttttttcgttgCGGCTCACCTGTTGTATTATAACGAATAAATAGTAATTCCCTTTCTAACCACACATGCTTACGGCCGATGCAGTGTGAGGCAGTCAACGTCCAAGTAGAAGAGAGAGCAGTGGCAGAACAGAATGGAGCATATTTTACTTTCCGGACCCCCTTGTGTTTTCTATATATAGCAGACTCCATAAGGACTGCGAAAGGAAATTTTTTCATATCAGCGTCTTTACCTCCATAAATTCGAAGATCCGGCCTATGGTGGCTTAAACTAACACCATACATTAGTGTTAACACATTCAAAACTCGATtaatcattatataaaatcaattggaaataaaaaataaagtaaatcaaTTTTGAACGTGAAACCCCTTATCGTTTgtatacgaaaataaaaaaatcaatttgatttttatattattggatATTGCATTATGGTAAATACTttgctataatataaaaaaaatcaaattacatattgaaatataaattagttttataagtaaatgaaGATAAGTGGAATTCTtggtcataataataaatttaaatattattttgataaatctaAATGTAACGTGTTACAAAAACGCACAAAGATAGCATTTGTAATACGTaccgaaaaataaatttaataatattttcttcttaattttttaccttttcATAAATAGCAaacttaaattcaatatttcgatatatattacataattgttaattgggaatttaaaaataattttattgctgaGTTATTTATCagacatttaaaagaaatcaatatttagatttctatgtaatataatttgtttattgagaataaattgtttaaaacaaaagataaagaaaaataaaacagctaTTCGCTGCCGTGACCAGGATTCGAACCTGGGTTACTACGGCCACAACGTAGGGTCCTAACCACTAGACGATCACGGCTATCGGAGCAGATACCTTTCACCACTTATCACTCAAAAGGTATAATGAATTGTATTACTAcgctaaattaaaattggcaACTAaccgttatttatttaagtgattttttttacttggggaaatgcattgcgcatacccttccgcggcgcgccactaaaaccccaaggcgcCACAATAATTGGTTTAGGCGGggcggtaacagcagagccttatccgctttCCGACTGCGATGTGGCGGTTGCGTCCGCCTCTCGACACCTATTGTTGGTTTGTGAAGGTATTTGACACAGCATGTATCCTTTATTTATAGAAGAAGTATTGAGAAGAAATGCTCTACTGTGACCGGGAAGCTGGCAGAgcatattacgatttttttttaaatctggaCTTAGAAGTCCGGAACTCTTTCTAAAAACTATCAGGAACTATATATTGTGAATGTTGTCAGAACTCTAATTTGTGCTCTGCTGGTCAGTGCTCTGCTAACTTCACAGACACAATGTGTGTCACTTCTTTGCGTTAGCTAAGATAGTTTTGTTATCTTtacaaatactaataattttgttacgataacaatttttttttcagttaagTGATATTCAGTTTCTAATGTTGAATcaggaataaaatatatcaataagtATCAAACTTtagcaaaaattatatttctcaagtcaccaaacttttttaactAGAAACTCAAAAAGTTACAAATTAGCTTTTCAATTCATCTATTTTTGTCAACCATTtatcaaaagttttttttttttttactgaggAAATGCTTTGCGCATACCCtccgcggcgcgactgcttggtgcagaaggattatgtgggactcgccattgtgcatacccactaaaaccccaaggtgccaccaacagtcgccttatgcgggatgcggtaacagcagagccttatccgcttcccaACACGCGATGCGGCGGTTGCGTCCGCCTCTTCCCGCCCATTGTTGATTTGTGAGGATGCAGCAAGCATCTTTCACAGACCGGGCCATACGCATTTACAAATAGCTAGGGGAGATCGGATCCAGTACTTGCAGGGATGGGTCATCATCCCTTCTTTTAGACGCATGGACCCCTGCTCCCCGCTTAGGCACTTTTTAGGCGGCGAGAATTTGGTGAGCGCGTCGcgaaaaagaatgttgaattactagaccacttgtaattaccactctcggcctagaacgagaaacaagaatttttttagtcttttaattttaaaatattttcgtccACCATTTTAGTCCGTGTTATCGTAATACAGTGATCAAAAAGGGCGACACAATTTTAATGGCCTACTGGCGGTAAATGTGTTAAACTGCCATTGCTGCGATGGCTGTGTATTTGGTGTCGAAATAAAGTTAATCTTTTGTTATTTCACTTCTGATCCAATCCAAATATGGGCTGACGGGTACATTAATACTCGCATAGttatattttccaaaaatcgTGCTATTCTTTTGTTGAAAACACCTTATACTGGCAGAATGTACACCAATAACTCCCGAACTATGTAAAACTGTGCCTCCTGAATCTCCTGGACACACAAACTCTGTTACTCCGCACTTAGGTACTGTgcacataattatatatatcatggAAATCGGAATACGTCCACATTTCATCAACATAACATCCATCATTTTTAAAGTACGGTTTGTTCCTGGATCTTTTTCATATGAAGTATGCGTATTTCCATAACCTAATTGTATCGCTTCTTGTCCAACGAGAGACGTATAATCGACTGAGCTGAGTTTTGCATAAGATGGAAGTTCGATGCTATCAGTTTTCACTAAACCAATGTCATTTGCCATGACatctttattcaaattcaCGTTTGGACTCAAGATAAttttgagaattttttttcgttgCGGCTCACCTGTTGTATTATAACGAATAAATAGTAATTCCCTTTCTAACCACACATGCTTACGGCCGATGCAGTGTGAGGCAGTCAACGTCCAAGTAGAAGAGAGAGCAGTGGCAGAACAGAATGGAGCATATTCTACTTTCCGGACCCCCTTGTGTTTTCTATATATAGCAGACTCCATAAGGACTGCGAAAGGAAATTTT
This sequence is a window from Pieris rapae chromosome 20, ilPieRapa1.1, whole genome shotgun sequence. Protein-coding genes within it:
- the LOC123690042 gene encoding uncharacterized protein LOC123690042 — encoded protein: IDVYKLVVSIFISVDPKLCQKYPIQRHCIIEWMSRERLAHTERYTYKWDRRKCLLIRWAKYCRAPLPVTKNFDSEELCYFDCGGWA
- the LOC110996069 gene encoding uncharacterized protein LOC110996069, which translates into the protein MISSPNLNLINDVMANDIGLVKTDSIELPSYAKLSSVDYTSLVGQEAIQLGYGNTHTSYEKDPGTNRTLKMMDVMLMKCERIPFLKIYISMCTVPKCGVTEFLCPGDSGGIVLHSSGVIGVHSAGIRCLKQKNSTIFGRWNYAGISVPVSPFLDWIRNEITRD
- the LOC110996064 gene encoding trypsin-3-like, which gives rise to MYGLSLSHHRPDLRIYGGKDADMKKFPFAVLMESAIYRKHKGVRKVEYAPFCSATALSSTWTLTASHCIGRKHVWLERELLFIRYNTTGEPQRKKILKIILSPNVNLNKDVMANDIGLVKTDSIELPSYAKLSSVDYTSLVGQEAIQLGYGNTHTSYEKDPGTNRTLKMMDVMLMKCGRIPISMIYIIMCTVPKCGVTEFVCPGDSGGTVLHSSGVIGVHSASIRCFQQKNSTIFGKYNYASINVPVSPYLDWIRSEITKD